From the genome of Vibrio orientalis CIP 102891 = ATCC 33934:
AAAAATTAAGCGAATGAAATAAGATTAAATTAATCAATAAGATACAGGTTTATATTGGTGTCAATAAAACTGACGCTGAGTGATGGGCTATTGATTAGCAGCTGATGTTAGAAATCAAATAGATATTCATTGAGTTTATCTGCAAGCCACGACATACCAGGGTGTTCAGCCATCCCTGATGAAGTAAACATGCAGTAATCTTCCTGGGTTAAGCCATAGGTATGTTTGATCACCGCAAGATCTTGTTTCCTCAGCAAATGTCGAATAAGAGGCTCTGGCAGTACACCCCAAGCATCTTCTTCCAAAATGGTGTTGAGCATGTAATCAAAGCTAGAGAAGCCGATGTGTCTTAGGGAGAAAGGCTGCAGTTCAGGGTTATCTTTCTCGTTCAAATAGACCATAACAGCTTGCATCGCCTTACGAAGTTCGTCATCTGAAACACGCCTTAGGTGCGCGAGTGGATTACTTGAGCGACACACTGACATAAGACGAATTTTACCAAGGGGCTGGAAGGTAATCAGAGGATCATCAATACGCTCATAATCGACACCAAATGCGAAATCGACCTGAGATGTAGCAACTAAGTTGGTTAAGTCGCCACTTGATGCCAGCACGATGTTGAATGCGGTTGCAGGGAAACGGTTATTAAGTCGATGAGACAGATCTTGCCATAACTCATCAGGTAACGAGTCATCACGTGCAATCCATATTTCGGCGTTAAACTCACCGCAGACTTGAGCACAGGTTTGTCGGATACGTGAGGCCGTGACCAACAGGTTCTGGCTATCTTTATAAATTGCCTTTCCTGCTTCAGAAAGCACCAAATTGTTTCCGCTACGTACAAACAGCGCAACATCGAGATCTTTCTCTAATGCTTTGATCGACATGCTTAACTTAGTGCGGTTGCATTCAAGTTGACGCGCCGCTTCTGATACTGACCCTGTATCAGCGACAGTACAAAAGGCTTCGATTTGCGTAAGGTTCATCGGTTGCTCAATTTGGTTAGATTGAAATCGATCTTATATCAAAGTTAGTTGATTGTCTGTTTTCACGATTGAAATGCTATGAATTTCATGCAGTTTTGGTACTCTTGGCCTGTGCCTAATGAATGTAGTTACAGGGAGATCATGATGGCTAACACTTGGGACGATGTCGCAGCAAACTGGGATACGGAAGTATCGACGAATACCTATGCAGATAAAGCGTTCGAATCGCTAAAAAGTGTTGTAGATGTGATGGGGTTACATATCCTTGATTTCGGTTGCGGAACAGGCCTATTGAGCCAACGCATGTCGCCAACAGCGAAAGACATTGTTGCGCTAGACAGCTCCGAATCAATGATTGAGCAACTGGATAATAAAGAGCTTGAGAATGTAGAGCCTGTTGTTGATATACTAAGCCGTGGCTTGGTGGCAATGCATCCAGCTTTTAGAGCGCAGTTTGATCTTGTGGTTGCATCCTCTGTATGCAGTTTCTTACCAAATTACTCAGATGTAGCTGACATTGTTTATAGCCTTATTGATGAAGGTGGTTACTTCGTACAATGGGATTGGTTGTCTGACAAAGATGAAGTTGGCGGTATGACAATTGGCCATGCACAGCAAGTATTGACCAGCGTTGGTTTTGAAGAGGTTGTGGTAACTACACCATTCGAGGTCGAAACGCCGCAAGGAACATTGAAAGTGTTGATGGCTGTTGCGAAAAAATAGTCGGAATTAAGATTGAATTTTTAAAGCCCGAACCCAGTGTTCGGGCTTTTTTTGTTCTTTGCTGAGTTATGCTTGGTACTGCACCACTTCGTCCAATACCCAAGGGTTGGCGATCGCACCTTTGTTTTGTACTTCATCGCCATGTAAGACCTGCTTTACTGCGAGTTCCACTAATTTACCAGATTTGGTTTTTGGTACTTCACTGAGCGAGTAGATCTCAGCAGGTACATGCCTTGGTGAACATTGGACACGTAAAGTCTGCTTGATCTGGTTTTTTAGCTCGTCATCAAGTACGTAGTCGGATTCTAGTTGGACAAACAGAACCACTTTTTCGTCCCCATCAACGCGTCGAGATACGGCAATTGAGTCCTGTACTGCCGGGATCTGATTGACTTGTTGATAGATTTCAGCTGTTCCGATACGAACGCCACCAGGGTTTAGCGTCGCGTCACTGCGGCCGTAAAAAATCATACCCCCGGTTGAAGTGACTTCGACATCGTCGCCATGGTGCCAAGTATTATCAAATTTACTCCAGTAAGCGTTATGGTAGCGTTCACCATCGTCATGCCAGAAGCCAAGCGGTTGATTTGGAAAACTGTTCAAACATACTAGTTCACCGCGCTGTGAGGTGATTGACTCTCCGGCTTCATTATATACCGCAATATCCATTCCTAATGCCGCGCCTTGACACTCTCCTCTATAAACCGGAGAAATGGGGTTCCCGAGCACAAAGCATCCACAGATATCGGTACCCCCGGAAATAGAAGCCAAATGAAGGTCAACTTTGATGTTGTCATAAACGAAATCAAACTGCTGCGGGTAGAGTACCGAACCAGTCGAGCATAAAGTTCGAAGTGAAGCTAAGTCATAACTGTCACAAGGTTTAAAGTTGCTTTTTTGTAGCGCTTCAAGATACTTAGCCGATGTGCCAAACAAAGTCACTTCCGCTTCTTCGGCGAGCTGCCACAAGATGTTGGGATTTGGGTACATTGGGCTGCCATCAAAAATCACCAGTGTTGCGCCACTCGCTAACGTAGAAACGTGCCAGTTCCACATCATCCAGCCACATGTGGTGTAGTAGAAGACGCGATCTTTAGGCTGAATATCACAATGGAGCTGATGTTCTTTTAGGTGATTAAGAACAGTGCCTCCGACTGAGTGAACAATACATTTAGGTTTTCCTGTCGTACCTGAAGAGTAGAGAACAAATAGAGGATCATTGAAGCCAATGCGCTGATAGCGAATTCCACGAGGTAAGAAGCTAGCTAAAATCGCTTCCCAGTCAGAAAAAGGTTCACGACTATAGCAATGTTCGATAGGTGCAGATTTCAAATAATCGATCTGACAGGTATTGATAATACTTGGAAGAGCTTCAACAAGTTGGCGGTTTTTATCTTCAAGATGGAAGGTTTTGCCATTGAATTGGTAGCCGTTACAGCAAAAAAGAATCTTAGGCTGAACTTGACCAAAACGTTCAGTCACACTTTCAACACCAAAATCAGGTGAGGTTGATGTCCAAATTGCACCTAAGCTGGTTGTGGCAAGCATGGCAATGACAGTTTCAGTCATGTGGGGTAAATAGCCCGCGACGACATCGCCTTTATCTACGCCGTTGTGTTTCAACCATTGTTGCAGAATGGATACCTGGTCGCACAGCTCTTGCCAAGTGATTTTACGACTTTCGCCTTGCTCGTTTTTAAACCAAATTGCGATATCTTCCGGTGCTTGGAAGGCATAAGCGAGGAGGTTTTCAGCGTAATTTAGTTGAGATTGAGGAAACCAGATCGTATCTCTACTGGGAGTGAATGTGCCCCATTTCGCCAATCCTTCGCCTAAGATGCAATCCCCCTTGTAACCAATGACGTCGCAAAACTGCCACACTTCGAGCCAAAAATCTTTCTTATTTTCGACAGACCAACGTTGCAATTCTGCGTAGTTATCTAAACTATCACCCTGAAAATTAACATGTTTAATGAATTGCTTGAGATTGGATGATTCGATTCTGTCTGGGCTTGGTACCCAAACAGGGGAAGGCAAGTGCGTATCTGATTGAGACATGACATCCTCGTCTTTATGTTCTCCGTAACTGGATTAAGCTTTGATGAATTTCTGACCAAAGTCAAACATCTAAGCGTTCATCAGCTTACTGAAAAATAAGCAAAAAGGTGTCAAATGTAAATTTAATGTTACAGGGAGGGCGTCATGAAGAGTTAGCTGGTTAAATTGTCACCGGACATGCATGACGATAGGCTTAATGTAACAGATTTGTTAACGGAGCTAGGTATGGCACAGTATCATTCTAAACCAGTGAATGAACACGGGATTGTAGATTGGAGTCCAGAAGAAGATGCAATATGGCACGATTTAGTGACTCGCCAGTTAGAACTAGTTAAGCAAAGGGCTTGCAAAGAATATTTGTCAGGATTAGAGCTGCTAAATTTGCCGATTAATAAGGCTCCACAATTGGTTGATATCAATAAAGTCTTGAAGTCAGCAACGGGCTGGCAAGTGGAACCTGTGCCCGCTTTGATCAATTTTGATCGCTTCTTTGGCTTATTGGCAGAGAAAAAGTTTCCGGTGGCAACCTTCCTTCGTACAAGAGAAGAATTTGATTATCTACAAGAGCCAGACTTCTTTCACGAAATCTTTGGTCACTGCGCTATGTTGACCAATCCTGAGTTTGCACAATTTACCCAGACCTATGGTGCGTTAGGCCGTGAGGCGAGTGATAAGGAGAGAGTCTATTTAGCGCGTCTTTACTGGTTTACCGTTGAGTTTGGTTTAGTAAGAGAAGGCGACAGTACCAAGATCTATGGTGGCGGGATTCTCTCTTCACCGGGTGAGACCATTTATGCTCTTGATGACATGCGAGCCCAACGCGTGGACTTTGATATCCATACCGTACTCAGAACTCCATACCGCATTGATATAATGCAGCCAGAATATTTTGTCTTAGATAACATTGAACAGCTTTATAAGCTCAGCAAAATGGATTTAATGTTTCATGTAAATCAAGCAATGAAAGTTGGGCTATTACCCCCATTATTTGAACCAAAGGAAGTGATACATGCTTAATGAATTACGCTGCGAAGCCTGCAATAGCAGTGCGGTAGCTCTAGGTGCAGAAGAACGACGACTGCTACTGACAGAATTAAATGATTGGCAAATGGTAGAGCGTGACGGTATTCCGCAGCTTGAAAAAGTGTATAAGTTTAAAAACTATAAGTTAGCGTGGGTGTTCGCGAATCAGGTTTCTGAGCTTGCTGAAGCAGAGTTTCACCATCCTTCTATATTACTTGAGTGGGGCAAGGTGACAGTTACTTGGTGGAGTCATTCAATCAAGGGGCTACATCAGAATGATTTTATCTGCGCGGCAAAATGTGATCAGTTTTAACTTCGCTAGAAAACGCATAGAAAAAAGCCTGAGTTTACTCAGGCTTTTTAGTCTGTATTTGGCTGTATGCGGTTTTTGTAAACTGCGTCTTTGCGCTTGAGGTAAATCATAAGTGTGATTGGCATCACGAAAAACAATACAAATTAGTTATAGATGTTCGAATTTTTCGAACTTGGTTAAGCTGTCAGCTTTGCTTCATTTTCTAGAACGTTTTCAAGGCAACATACGCTGAGCGGTTTCGACTTAAGGTAGCCTTGTATATAGTTACACTTATGTTGAGTGAGAACCGCAAGTTGCTCTGATGTCTCTACGCCTTCTGCGACCACTTCTAAATCGATGATGTGAGCCATATTGATGATTGCTTGGCACAGGCTATCGGCATTACTTTCTCCCATTGCAATTCGGTTAACAAAGCTTCTATCGACTTTGATGATATCGACAGGATAATCGTTGAGGACGGATAGAGAAGAGTAGCCAGTACCAAAATCATCCAAGTATAAGACAACGCCTAGATCTTTTATGCGTTGCAACTGATGAGCACTGCATTCATCACTTAACAGCATCGACTCGGTAATTTCTATGCCAATCAAGTGGGGAGGAAAGTCATACTCGTTCAGTAAGCGGCAGAGAGTGTGGTAGATATGCTCAGATTCAAACTGCTTAGCGGAGACGTTGATATTGATTCTTGGCACTGACTCATCTTGCTTTTTGAGCCACAAGCGTTGCAGTGTTTTGCAGCATTCTGACGCTATCCAGTCGCCAATTTTTACAATCAGTCCTGTCTCTTCGGCGATTGGGACAAAATCGACAGGTGAAATTGGCCCAAACTCAGGATGATGCCATCGAAGCAGTGATTCAAAACCAACAACTCGGTCGTCCATCGTGGAATAGATAGGTTGATAGACCAAGGAAAGCTGCTTTAGGTTGAGAGCATTGGTGAGTTCTTGTTCGAGAGTAAAGCGTTTTTTAGCTTGATTGAACATTTGCTCATGAAAAAACACCACTTTTTCATGAGTTGATGTCTTAGCCTTGTACATGGCAGTGTCCGCTTCGCGTAAGATGCTTGCGAGGGTTTGTGTCGGGTTAGTAACAACTGAAATCCCAATGCTGGTGCCTATGTGGCAAGATTGACCGTCGATATTATAGGGTTGGCTGAGTACTTTGGAGTAACGCTGACAAATATCGCTGAGTGCATCTTTGGAAGTCAGTCCGGGAAGACAGATGACGAACTCATCACCACCAAATCGAAAGCTCATATCGTTACTGCGGCAGTGTTGAGTTAAACGGCTGGCGACTTTTTGTAATAGCTTGTCACCGTGCAGGTGGCCCATCGAGTCATTGATCACTTTAAAGCGATCTAAGTCGATAAACAGAATAGAAAAGCCTTTGCTTTGACCGCTTGATAATAGTGAGAGTTGTTTATCGACTTCAGAGCTAAGGGCGGTACGATTGCTTAGGTTAGTCAGGTTATCTCTTACCGCTTGCTGGGCTAGTGAACGCGTCTTTTCCTCAATCACTTGATCAGACACTTTAAGTCGCGTGGCATAAAAGTTGGCTGCAATAGCGGCGGACACCGTCAGCAATAAAATTAAAAAGACAGAGGTCAAACCGTATAATGCAGTACTCCCTGAGCGATCAGTATTCGAGATAGATAATTGCCACTTGGTATTAAATAGTGGAATTCGTACGGTTCGGCTGGCTGAGACGATGCGGGTTGAAAAACTGTCGTCTTCGAGTTTGGTGTTGATGTGTGATTCAAAGATTTTAATATCATTTGGCTTAGTAAATACACTGATACCCGTATGGTTAGAGTTGACCTCGGAATGCCAGATTTCACCAAGCAGCTCGTGCAAAATGATGTTGGCGACCACAAATCCATCGAGAGCGCCATCTTGCCCAAACTTAGGTAGAATTAGCCGAGCACCCAATTGTCCTTCCTCAACATAGTCGACTACCCCAAGTCGATTTCCGCTGATCGAGCGCGACATCGCACTGACCGCCGTTGGATCACTTTCTAACCTAACCCCTAAATAATCGGAGCCTTCAAAGGAGGATGAAATGAAATAGATGGGTAAGGTTGAATCATTTAAAAACCAAATAGGGTCGTCGTGAGCTGATATCGGAGGGGTCAGGCGATAGCCTAAGAAGCCTTGCTGCTGAGCGCTGCGCTCGAAGTCAGTGACATCATCAAGCGCAACGGTGGGTGCCCACATGATTGAATGAATCATGGTGTTTATTCCAACCTGATCCGAAAAGTAGGATTCGAATTGTTGGGGCGTTGGAGCGTTGCCATTGGCCAGAAATGATCGGGTGGAGTAGAGCAGGGTCTCTATTGCTTTTAGTGACTGAGATAAAGTTTGTACTCTATTGTTGAGTTGGTTCTCAAGTAAGCCATTGAGCTTCTGAGTCTCGTAATAATGAACAGTGACATAGCTCGCGACCGCAGCTGAGAGGCCGATAAACCAGATCAAGGCAAGGGTTTTCAGTGACAGAGCAAGTTTCAAAGCAACACAGAAATAAATTTATAAAGTGATTAAGATGATAACTGTGAATAATATTAATGCAAATGATAATTAGTGCCATTTGTGGTTGTTGTGTTAAGGATTATTAATTGGTCATTATCAGAAACGCATATAATAAAAGGCGTAGTTATGTAAATTTGCTCTAAAGAAGGTGTTGCGCGAAAGTGTGAAGTAGATCTAATCTAGTAACCAAGGTGATGGGGTTCCACCTACTTAACCGCCACTTCAGGCTGATGACTCCTACAGAAACGAAAACAGG
Proteins encoded in this window:
- a CDS encoding LysR family transcriptional regulator → MNLTQIEAFCTVADTGSVSEAARQLECNRTKLSMSIKALEKDLDVALFVRSGNNLVLSEAGKAIYKDSQNLLVTASRIRQTCAQVCGEFNAEIWIARDDSLPDELWQDLSHRLNNRFPATAFNIVLASSGDLTNLVATSQVDFAFGVDYERIDDPLITFQPLGKIRLMSVCRSSNPLAHLRRVSDDELRKAMQAVMVYLNEKDNPELQPFSLRHIGFSSFDYMLNTILEEDAWGVLPEPLIRHLLRKQDLAVIKHTYGLTQEDYCMFTSSGMAEHPGMSWLADKLNEYLFDF
- a CDS encoding class I SAM-dependent DNA methyltransferase, which gives rise to MANTWDDVAANWDTEVSTNTYADKAFESLKSVVDVMGLHILDFGCGTGLLSQRMSPTAKDIVALDSSESMIEQLDNKELENVEPVVDILSRGLVAMHPAFRAQFDLVVASSVCSFLPNYSDVADIVYSLIDEGGYFVQWDWLSDKDEVGGMTIGHAQQVLTSVGFEEVVVTTPFEVETPQGTLKVLMAVAKK
- a CDS encoding acetoacetate--CoA ligase; translated protein: MSQSDTHLPSPVWVPSPDRIESSNLKQFIKHVNFQGDSLDNYAELQRWSVENKKDFWLEVWQFCDVIGYKGDCILGEGLAKWGTFTPSRDTIWFPQSQLNYAENLLAYAFQAPEDIAIWFKNEQGESRKITWQELCDQVSILQQWLKHNGVDKGDVVAGYLPHMTETVIAMLATTSLGAIWTSTSPDFGVESVTERFGQVQPKILFCCNGYQFNGKTFHLEDKNRQLVEALPSIINTCQIDYLKSAPIEHCYSREPFSDWEAILASFLPRGIRYQRIGFNDPLFVLYSSGTTGKPKCIVHSVGGTVLNHLKEHQLHCDIQPKDRVFYYTTCGWMMWNWHVSTLASGATLVIFDGSPMYPNPNILWQLAEEAEVTLFGTSAKYLEALQKSNFKPCDSYDLASLRTLCSTGSVLYPQQFDFVYDNIKVDLHLASISGGTDICGCFVLGNPISPVYRGECQGAALGMDIAVYNEAGESITSQRGELVCLNSFPNQPLGFWHDDGERYHNAYWSKFDNTWHHGDDVEVTSTGGMIFYGRSDATLNPGGVRIGTAEIYQQVNQIPAVQDSIAVSRRVDGDEKVVLFVQLESDYVLDDELKNQIKQTLRVQCSPRHVPAEIYSLSEVPKTKSGKLVELAVKQVLHGDEVQNKGAIANPWVLDEVVQYQA
- the phhA gene encoding phenylalanine 4-monooxygenase: MAQYHSKPVNEHGIVDWSPEEDAIWHDLVTRQLELVKQRACKEYLSGLELLNLPINKAPQLVDINKVLKSATGWQVEPVPALINFDRFFGLLAEKKFPVATFLRTREEFDYLQEPDFFHEIFGHCAMLTNPEFAQFTQTYGALGREASDKERVYLARLYWFTVEFGLVREGDSTKIYGGGILSSPGETIYALDDMRAQRVDFDIHTVLRTPYRIDIMQPEYFVLDNIEQLYKLSKMDLMFHVNQAMKVGLLPPLFEPKEVIHA
- a CDS encoding 4a-hydroxytetrahydrobiopterin dehydratase, whose amino-acid sequence is MLNELRCEACNSSAVALGAEERRLLLTELNDWQMVERDGIPQLEKVYKFKNYKLAWVFANQVSELAEAEFHHPSILLEWGKVTVTWWSHSIKGLHQNDFICAAKCDQF
- a CDS encoding putative bifunctional diguanylate cyclase/phosphodiesterase produces the protein MKLALSLKTLALIWFIGLSAAVASYVTVHYYETQKLNGLLENQLNNRVQTLSQSLKAIETLLYSTRSFLANGNAPTPQQFESYFSDQVGINTMIHSIMWAPTVALDDVTDFERSAQQQGFLGYRLTPPISAHDDPIWFLNDSTLPIYFISSSFEGSDYLGVRLESDPTAVSAMSRSISGNRLGVVDYVEEGQLGARLILPKFGQDGALDGFVVANIILHELLGEIWHSEVNSNHTGISVFTKPNDIKIFESHINTKLEDDSFSTRIVSASRTVRIPLFNTKWQLSISNTDRSGSTALYGLTSVFLILLLTVSAAIAANFYATRLKVSDQVIEEKTRSLAQQAVRDNLTNLSNRTALSSEVDKQLSLLSSGQSKGFSILFIDLDRFKVINDSMGHLHGDKLLQKVASRLTQHCRSNDMSFRFGGDEFVICLPGLTSKDALSDICQRYSKVLSQPYNIDGQSCHIGTSIGISVVTNPTQTLASILREADTAMYKAKTSTHEKVVFFHEQMFNQAKKRFTLEQELTNALNLKQLSLVYQPIYSTMDDRVVGFESLLRWHHPEFGPISPVDFVPIAEETGLIVKIGDWIASECCKTLQRLWLKKQDESVPRININVSAKQFESEHIYHTLCRLLNEYDFPPHLIGIEITESMLLSDECSAHQLQRIKDLGVVLYLDDFGTGYSSLSVLNDYPVDIIKVDRSFVNRIAMGESNADSLCQAIINMAHIIDLEVVAEGVETSEQLAVLTQHKCNYIQGYLKSKPLSVCCLENVLENEAKLTA